One genomic window of Prosthecodimorpha staleyi includes the following:
- a CDS encoding ABC transporter permease has translation MGHAKSHKSPYGSPALLLYNNIKALFHRELMMSSRGRLGFAGIFIEPLAFIVGMSLLRYEMNPAPPLGSSMMLFFLNGVVVFYCFNRTEADISASMTKNKVILAFPVITPFDIYATEFIMTMFVMLTIYHVFLVSHNFFIQSFYPDQVIWPKDILRVYFAILMAGLYGFVLGVFNASLEVFFPVWGKAYSIVRRAQYLFSGKMFVVDYMPPTMREIIVWNPLMHPIELARSAFYSQYESKSVDLGYFFTTMLCIAVIGFALERFARKRLTTES, from the coding sequence ATGGGACACGCCAAGAGCCACAAATCTCCTTACGGCTCACCGGCCTTACTACTATACAATAACATCAAGGCTCTGTTCCATCGCGAATTGATGATGAGCAGCCGGGGACGACTCGGCTTTGCGGGCATCTTCATCGAACCGCTTGCCTTCATCGTCGGAATGTCGCTGCTGCGCTACGAGATGAACCCGGCACCGCCGCTCGGCAGCAGCATGATGCTGTTCTTTCTCAACGGCGTCGTGGTTTTCTACTGCTTCAACCGTACGGAAGCCGACATCTCGGCTTCGATGACCAAGAACAAGGTCATCCTCGCCTTCCCGGTGATCACCCCGTTCGATATCTATGCGACCGAATTCATCATGACCATGTTCGTCATGCTGACGATCTATCATGTCTTCCTGGTCAGCCATAACTTCTTCATTCAGAGCTTCTATCCCGACCAGGTCATATGGCCGAAAGATATCCTCCGCGTCTATTTCGCCATCCTGATGGCCGGTCTGTATGGATTCGTCCTCGGCGTCTTCAATGCTTCGCTGGAGGTCTTCTTCCCGGTCTGGGGCAAGGCCTACTCGATCGTCCGCCGTGCCCAGTACCTGTTCTCGGGTAAGATGTTCGTGGTCGACTACATGCCGCCGACCATGCGCGAGATCATCGTCTGGAATCCGCTGATGCATCCGATCGAACTGGCACGATCAGCCTTCTACAGCCAGTATGAGAGCAAGTCGGTCGACCTCGGCTACTTCTTCACCACCATGCTGTGCATCGCGGTGATCGGCTTCGCGCTCGAGCGTTTCG
- a CDS encoding methyl-accepting chemotaxis protein yields the protein MPAADPPAQEDSGAPDRPAASQAAIAEVVALIEGDLKRAESRLAGVVQAMLQAAGTSAEAATAIRNDAGRLAGETETARSDMVGLAEAIGSFAAANGEVGRQAQQSDRLVAEAEDAGAAATRSVADLQGAVGQIQSVVTLIADVAGQTNLLALNATIEAARAGAAGRGFAVVASEVKALSVETRKATDEISRRIATLHQTAETSIAAVSRVIETIGRIRPAAAAVASAVAAQEARVAEASRSATETTGFTEGVAARAHSIRAATDQAVRVVQDVETAGNAIGRSVQEMTRQLVTVLRQTPEADRRRFDRWPVELAGQFRGRHAATVKTVDLSLGGVLVAVSGEAPRVGEPVSLDIAGIGPVDGHVVANSPLGCHIAFRTPVPAAVAACVVKVAADFEQGIERAKRGAGAIGETLAAAIRRGEMSSADLFDTDYAPIPDSDPQQYANRALGSLDRLLPPIQEPLLAEDARMTFAAAVDVNGWLPVHNRVYSHPQRRGDPVWNAANARNRRIFDDRAGLLAARNMRPFLVQSYPRDLGGGKIVMMKEIDVPILIDGRHWGGFRTAYRY from the coding sequence ATGCCTGCAGCCGATCCTCCGGCGCAGGAGGATTCCGGCGCGCCGGATCGCCCGGCCGCCTCCCAGGCTGCGATCGCCGAAGTCGTCGCGCTGATCGAGGGGGATCTGAAGCGCGCGGAAAGCCGACTCGCCGGCGTCGTGCAGGCCATGCTGCAGGCCGCCGGCACCAGCGCGGAAGCCGCAACCGCGATCCGCAACGATGCCGGAAGGCTGGCCGGAGAGACCGAGACGGCGCGCAGCGACATGGTCGGACTGGCCGAGGCCATCGGGAGTTTCGCCGCGGCCAACGGCGAAGTCGGCCGGCAGGCCCAGCAATCCGACCGTCTCGTCGCCGAGGCCGAGGATGCCGGAGCCGCGGCGACCCGCAGCGTGGCCGATCTGCAGGGGGCGGTCGGACAAATCCAGTCCGTCGTGACGCTGATCGCCGATGTCGCCGGACAGACCAATCTGCTCGCCCTCAACGCCACCATCGAGGCGGCGCGCGCGGGTGCCGCCGGCCGCGGCTTCGCCGTGGTGGCAAGCGAGGTCAAGGCCCTGTCGGTCGAGACGCGCAAGGCGACCGACGAGATTTCCCGCCGTATCGCGACCTTGCACCAGACCGCCGAGACCTCGATTGCCGCAGTATCGCGGGTCATCGAAACCATCGGCCGCATTCGCCCGGCCGCAGCCGCGGTGGCCAGCGCGGTCGCCGCGCAGGAGGCGCGGGTCGCCGAGGCCAGCCGCAGCGCGACGGAGACCACCGGCTTCACCGAAGGCGTGGCAGCACGGGCGCATTCGATCCGGGCCGCGACCGATCAGGCCGTCCGCGTCGTCCAGGACGTCGAGACCGCCGGAAACGCGATCGGCCGCTCGGTCCAGGAAATGACGCGCCAGCTGGTCACGGTGCTGCGCCAGACGCCGGAGGCCGATCGCCGACGCTTCGACCGTTGGCCGGTCGAACTGGCCGGCCAGTTCCGCGGACGCCACGCCGCGACCGTGAAGACGGTCGACCTGTCGCTCGGCGGCGTGCTCGTTGCCGTGTCCGGCGAGGCGCCCCGCGTCGGCGAGCCGGTCTCGCTCGACATTGCCGGTATCGGACCGGTCGATGGGCATGTCGTGGCGAACAGTCCGCTCGGCTGCCACATCGCCTTTCGGACGCCGGTCCCGGCCGCCGTTGCGGCGTGCGTCGTCAAGGTCGCGGCCGACTTCGAGCAGGGGATCGAGCGCGCCAAGCGCGGGGCGGGCGCGATCGGCGAGACGCTGGCCGCCGCGATCCGGCGCGGCGAAATGTCGTCCGCCGACCTGTTTGATACCGACTATGCCCCGATCCCGGACAGCGACCCGCAGCAATATGCCAACCGGGCCTTGGGCAGCCTCGACAGACTGCTGCCGCCGATCCAGGAGCCGCTGCTGGCGGAGGATGCGCGCATGACCTTTGCGGCGGCCGTCGACGTGAACGGCTGGCTGCCGGTACACAATCGGGTCTATTCCCATCCGCAGCGCCGCGGCGATCCGGTCTGGAACGCGGCCAACGCCCGCAACCGCCGCATCTTCGACGATCGCGCCGGCCTCCTCGCCGCGCGCAACATGCGCCCGTTCCTGGTGCAAAGCTATCCGCGCGACCTCGGCGGCGGCAAGATCGTGATGATGAAGGAGATCGACGTGCCGATCCTGATCGACGGCCGTCATTGGGGCGGCTTCCGGACCGCCTACCGATACTGA
- the rpiA gene encoding ribose-5-phosphate isomerase RpiA, producing the protein MSAELKRKAAEVALTHVRPGMRLGLGTGSTAEEFVKLLGPRVAAGLDVIGVPTSERTAALAASLGIRLATLDELPELDLTIDGADEIGPRLALVKGGGGALLREKIVAAASARMIVIADSAKVVAELGAFPLPIEVVPFGLEATRRAIVARAAALGLEGPVRLRMAGDRPYLTDGGHLILDASFRRIPQPEALALALSGIPGCVEHGLFIGLASLAVVAGPGGVSLLEP; encoded by the coding sequence ATGAGTGCGGAATTGAAGCGGAAGGCGGCCGAGGTTGCGCTGACCCATGTCCGTCCGGGCATGCGGCTTGGCCTGGGGACCGGCTCGACCGCGGAGGAGTTCGTCAAGCTGCTCGGGCCGCGCGTGGCCGCTGGGCTCGACGTGATCGGCGTGCCGACCTCGGAGCGCACGGCCGCACTGGCGGCCTCGCTCGGCATCCGCTTGGCGACGCTGGACGAACTGCCCGAGCTCGACCTGACCATCGACGGCGCGGACGAAATCGGGCCGCGGCTGGCGCTGGTCAAGGGCGGCGGCGGGGCACTGCTGCGCGAGAAGATCGTCGCCGCGGCTTCGGCCCGCATGATCGTCATTGCCGACAGCGCCAAGGTGGTGGCCGAGCTCGGCGCCTTTCCGCTGCCCATCGAGGTGGTGCCCTTCGGCCTGGAGGCGACGCGTCGCGCCATCGTGGCGCGGGCCGCGGCACTCGGCCTCGAAGGTCCGGTGCGACTGCGGATGGCCGGCGACCGACCCTACCTGACTGACGGCGGTCATCTGATTCTCGACGCATCTTTTCGCCGGATTCCGCAGCCAGAAGCGCTCGCACTGGCGCTTTCCGGCATTCCGGGTTGCGTGGAGCATGGCCTGTTCATCGGCCTCGCCAGTCTCGCCGTCGTGGCGGGACCGGGCGGGGTCTCCCTTCTCGAGCCCTGA
- a CDS encoding DUF2059 domain-containing protein, giving the protein MIRTLAKPLAVLGVLVALSSGAAAQEFAKDHIASARAAIEASRVSEGFDNILLVVAQQTKGLFQRSNPALMPTIEEVTNKVAIDMAARRVDLDKEIQRIWASKFSKAELDEIAKFYNSAVGKKLANETQGMVAASAQFVVKWQQQLSQDMVAKVREEMKARGHAL; this is encoded by the coding sequence ATGATCCGAACCCTCGCCAAGCCTCTCGCCGTTCTGGGCGTTCTCGTTGCGCTCTCGAGCGGCGCCGCGGCCCAGGAGTTTGCCAAGGACCACATCGCCTCCGCCCGTGCCGCCATTGAGGCGTCGAGGGTTTCCGAGGGCTTCGACAATATCCTGCTGGTGGTCGCACAGCAGACCAAGGGCCTGTTCCAGCGCTCCAATCCGGCGCTGATGCCGACCATCGAAGAGGTCACCAACAAGGTCGCCATCGACATGGCTGCCCGTCGCGTCGACCTCGACAAGGAGATCCAGCGGATCTGGGCCTCCAAATTCTCGAAGGCCGAACTGGATGAGATCGCCAAGTTCTACAACTCTGCGGTCGGCAAGAAACTCGCCAACGAAACCCAGGGCATGGTGGCGGCCTCGGCCCAGTTCGTCGTGAAGTGGCAGCAGCAGCTGTCCCAGGACATGGTGGCGAAGGTGCGCGAGGAGATGAAGGCGCGCGGTCACGCGCTCTGA
- the gor gene encoding glutathione-disulfide reductase — MMSHDYDLFVIGAGSGGVRAARIAAQHGARVAIAEEYRIGGTCVIRGCVPKKLMVYASRFADEFADAAGFGWTVGETRFDWATLIANKDREIARLEGIYRSNLAKAGVVILESRAVVAGPHAVELVATGERITAGTILVATGGRAEVDERLPGVEHVVTSNEMFHLEHQPRRLVVAGGGYIAVEFASLMAGLGTETTLVYRGEEILRGFDREVRRHVHAELERRGVRIVCGDIFSRIEKTADGLDVTLRSGGRLVADTVMMAIGRRPNTAGLGLEAAGVALDAKGAVVVDAQSRSSVPSIYAVGDVTDRFNLTPVAIREGHAFADTVFGGRPVTVDHQLVPTAVFTTPEVGTVGLTEDAVIETGRAYDVYRATFRPMRATLSGREERMLMKLLVDGETDRVLGCHIVGPDAGEMVQLIGIALKMGATKADFDATMAVHPTAAEELVTMRVPSERHPARIPAAGG, encoded by the coding sequence GTGATGAGCCATGACTACGACCTCTTCGTGATCGGCGCCGGGTCCGGCGGCGTGCGCGCCGCCCGGATCGCGGCCCAGCACGGTGCGCGCGTCGCGATCGCCGAGGAATATCGCATCGGCGGCACCTGCGTGATCCGGGGCTGCGTGCCCAAGAAGCTGATGGTCTATGCGTCGCGCTTTGCCGACGAGTTCGCCGATGCGGCCGGCTTCGGCTGGACCGTCGGGGAGACCCGCTTCGACTGGGCGACCCTGATCGCCAACAAGGACCGCGAGATCGCGCGGCTCGAAGGGATCTACCGGTCCAATCTCGCCAAGGCCGGCGTTGTCATTCTCGAAAGCCGGGCCGTGGTCGCAGGGCCGCACGCGGTCGAACTGGTTGCCACTGGCGAGCGGATCACGGCGGGTACCATTCTGGTCGCGACGGGCGGCCGGGCCGAGGTCGACGAACGCCTCCCGGGCGTCGAGCATGTCGTCACCTCGAACGAGATGTTCCATCTGGAGCATCAGCCGCGGCGTCTGGTCGTGGCCGGCGGCGGCTATATCGCAGTCGAGTTCGCCTCGCTGATGGCCGGGCTCGGCACCGAGACGACGCTGGTCTATCGCGGCGAAGAGATTTTGCGCGGCTTCGATCGCGAGGTCCGCCGGCATGTCCATGCCGAACTCGAAAGGCGTGGCGTCCGCATCGTTTGCGGCGATATCTTCAGCCGGATCGAGAAGACCGCGGACGGTCTCGACGTGACCCTGCGCTCGGGCGGGCGGCTCGTTGCCGACACTGTCATGATGGCGATCGGGCGCCGTCCCAACACGGCCGGTCTCGGCCTGGAGGCGGCCGGCGTCGCGCTCGATGCCAAGGGCGCGGTGGTGGTCGACGCGCAGAGCCGCAGTTCGGTCCCGTCGATCTATGCGGTCGGCGACGTGACCGATCGGTTCAATCTGACCCCGGTCGCGATCCGCGAGGGCCATGCCTTTGCCGACACGGTATTCGGCGGCCGGCCGGTCACGGTCGACCACCAATTGGTTCCGACGGCGGTGTTCACCACGCCGGAGGTCGGCACGGTGGGGCTGACCGAGGATGCGGTCATCGAGACCGGCCGGGCCTACGACGTCTACCGCGCCACCTTCCGGCCGATGCGGGCGACGCTGTCGGGCCGCGAGGAACGCATGCTCATGAAGCTGCTGGTGGACGGGGAGACCGACCGGGTGCTCGGCTGCCACATCGTCGGTCCGGATGCCGGCGAGATGGTGCAACTGATCGGGATCGCGCTGAAGATGGGGGCCACCAAGGCCGATTTCGATGCCACCATGGCGGTGCATCCGACCGCCGCGGAAGAACTGGTGACGATGCGGGTCCCGTCGGAGCGGCACCCGGCTCGGATCCCGGCGGCAGGAGGCTGA
- a CDS encoding potassium transporter Kup, translated as MAHTDIDTVAVDPDLPQGGAGVGPIQGAAGAAAPGLAHGATQSGLLAALGIVFGDIGTSPIYTLDTALKIGVIQPIQADVLGFLSLAIWSLLIVVGVWYAAFIMRADNRGEGGIFALMALAHQSAPNMAGFIAVLGIIGASLFYGDAVITPAISVLSAVEGLSVTAPALDHLVLPLALVILTTLFAVQRGGASRVGGWFGPIMMVWFGVLAVLGLWQIVQYPVVLAAFDPRWGLSFLLHAGWGAFAILAVVVLAVTGAEALYADMGHVGRQAVRKAFVFVVAPSLILNYLGQGAHALRDPVNGAHDTFFHLVPPAMQPFLVVLATLATVIASQAVISGAFAVTHQASHLGFWPRVETRHTSAAERGQVYVPSVNLVLFMAVITVVLVFQKSEKLAEAYGFAVTGTMVVTSMLAFLVARKVWGWPAWKAIPVVAFFMLFDVSFFLSCATKVLHGAWLPLVLGVLLILVMAGWRMGRTRLAARRRHEGVPLKIALSALRSPRVEHVRGTAVYLMEDKTLAPRAFLHNLKHNKACHQQIVFLSIQTTDTPWIEDACRVKAETLGEGLALVQVRFGFMEAPDVPAAVKATETMGVHIDRKDLSYFVSRAHLVEGDEGGLWTWLRGLFIFLYRNQAEPAEYYNIPHGRVVDLGSQITI; from the coding sequence ATGGCGCATACCGACATCGATACGGTCGCGGTCGACCCGGACCTCCCGCAGGGCGGTGCGGGCGTCGGCCCGATCCAGGGCGCCGCCGGCGCGGCCGCACCGGGTCTCGCCCATGGCGCGACGCAATCAGGCCTGCTGGCCGCGCTTGGCATCGTCTTCGGCGACATCGGGACGAGCCCGATCTACACGCTCGATACCGCCCTCAAGATCGGCGTCATCCAGCCGATCCAGGCCGACGTGCTCGGCTTCCTGTCGCTGGCCATCTGGTCGCTGCTGATCGTGGTCGGCGTCTGGTACGCGGCCTTCATCATGCGCGCCGACAATCGCGGGGAGGGCGGCATCTTCGCCCTGATGGCGCTGGCGCACCAGTCCGCCCCCAACATGGCCGGCTTCATCGCCGTGCTCGGCATCATCGGCGCCTCGCTGTTCTATGGTGATGCGGTCATCACCCCGGCCATCTCGGTGCTGTCGGCCGTCGAAGGCCTCTCGGTCACGGCGCCGGCCCTCGACCATCTGGTGCTGCCGCTCGCCCTCGTGATCCTGACCACGCTCTTCGCCGTCCAGCGCGGCGGCGCCTCGCGGGTCGGCGGCTGGTTCGGACCGATCATGATGGTCTGGTTCGGCGTCCTCGCCGTCCTCGGTCTCTGGCAGATCGTTCAGTATCCGGTCGTGCTGGCCGCCTTCGATCCGCGTTGGGGCCTTTCCTTCCTGCTGCATGCCGGCTGGGGCGCCTTCGCCATCCTGGCCGTGGTGGTTCTGGCGGTGACCGGCGCGGAGGCGCTCTATGCCGACATGGGGCATGTCGGCCGGCAGGCCGTGCGCAAGGCGTTCGTTTTCGTCGTCGCGCCTTCGCTGATCCTCAACTATCTCGGGCAGGGCGCGCATGCCCTGCGCGATCCGGTCAACGGCGCCCACGACACCTTCTTCCATCTCGTCCCGCCGGCCATGCAGCCCTTCCTGGTCGTGCTCGCGACGCTGGCGACCGTGATCGCCAGCCAGGCGGTGATCTCGGGCGCCTTCGCCGTCACCCACCAGGCGTCCCATCTCGGCTTCTGGCCGCGTGTCGAGACGCGCCACACCTCGGCCGCGGAACGCGGGCAGGTCTATGTACCGTCGGTCAATCTGGTCCTGTTCATGGCGGTGATCACCGTCGTGCTGGTATTCCAGAAATCGGAGAAGCTCGCCGAGGCCTATGGCTTCGCGGTCACCGGCACCATGGTGGTGACATCGATGCTGGCCTTCCTGGTGGCGCGCAAGGTCTGGGGCTGGCCGGCGTGGAAGGCGATTCCGGTGGTCGCCTTCTTCATGCTGTTCGACGTGTCCTTCTTCCTGTCCTGCGCCACCAAGGTGCTGCACGGAGCCTGGCTGCCGCTGGTGCTCGGCGTGCTGCTGATCCTGGTGATGGCCGGCTGGCGGATGGGCCGCACCCGGCTCGCCGCCCGGCGCCGGCATGAAGGCGTGCCGCTGAAGATCGCCCTGTCGGCCTTGCGCAGCCCGCGCGTCGAACATGTCCGCGGCACGGCGGTCTATCTGATGGAAGACAAGACGCTGGCGCCGCGCGCCTTCCTGCACAATCTGAAGCACAACAAGGCCTGCCACCAGCAGATCGTCTTCCTGTCGATCCAGACGACCGATACGCCGTGGATCGAGGATGCCTGTCGGGTCAAGGCGGAGACGCTTGGCGAGGGACTGGCTCTGGTCCAGGTCCGGTTCGGCTTCATGGAGGCACCCGACGTGCCGGCCGCCGTCAAGGCGACCGAGACCATGGGGGTCCATATCGACCGCAAGGATCTCAGCTATTTCGTCAGCCGCGCCCATCTGGTCGAGGGCGACGAGGGCGGTCTGTGGACCTGGCTGCGCGGTCTGTTCATCTTCCTCTACCGCAACCAGGCCGAACCGGCAGAATATTACAACATCCCGCATGGCCGCGTGGTCGATCTCGGCTCGCAGATCACAATCTGA
- a CDS encoding GntR family transcriptional regulator, translating into MTRARGNTDFIQENRYEKKSESCYRAIRSMIVEMKLPPGSFIDKSVLCREMNVSRQPVTTALSQLEREGLVEVLPQRGSYVTRLSRKAIAESLGIRAALESYATRRMAERATEADLAKLDAIVADLDEALQNRDETKYVAANHAFHLAIAGSSGFGKLVTQVDIGLAMTARAARMLPSDIWLNQTFQEHHREIVAALRKHDSVIASDVAAAHIDTLGEALLRYSVERPEYFVD; encoded by the coding sequence ATGACTCGTGCGCGTGGGAATACCGATTTTATTCAAGAAAATAGATATGAAAAGAAGTCGGAATCTTGCTATCGCGCCATCCGCAGCATGATTGTGGAAATGAAACTGCCGCCGGGGTCCTTCATCGACAAGTCCGTCCTGTGCCGAGAAATGAACGTATCCCGACAACCGGTCACGACTGCACTATCACAGCTAGAGCGAGAAGGGCTAGTCGAGGTCCTGCCGCAGCGGGGCAGCTACGTCACCCGGCTCAGCCGGAAGGCGATCGCCGAGAGCCTGGGCATTCGCGCCGCACTCGAAAGCTACGCCACCCGTCGGATGGCCGAGCGCGCGACCGAGGCGGACCTGGCCAAGCTCGACGCCATCGTGGCCGATCTCGACGAGGCGCTCCAGAACCGTGACGAGACGAAATACGTGGCTGCCAACCACGCATTTCATCTCGCCATCGCCGGCAGCAGCGGCTTCGGAAAGCTCGTCACGCAGGTCGATATCGGCCTGGCCATGACGGCGCGCGCCGCCCGCATGCTGCCGAGCGACATCTGGCTCAATCAGACCTTCCAGGAGCATCACCGGGAGATCGTAGCCGCGCTGCGCAAGCATGACAGCGTGATTGCCAGCGACGTCGCTGCGGCGCATATCGACACGCTCGGCGAGGCCCTGCTCCGCTATTCCGTCGAACGGCCCGAATACTTCGTCGACTGA
- a CDS encoding class II 3-deoxy-7-phosphoheptulonate synthase: MTDKMAARGWSPDSWRTKPIVQVPDYPDKAILHAVEDDLRTWPPLAIADEARKLELALARVCERRAFLLQGGDCAESFSEHSANNIRDFFKVFLSMAVVLTYSAALPVVKVGRIAGQFAKPRSSNVEKRGDVELPAYRGDIINGFDFSPESRIPDPTRMRMVYRQSAATLNLLRGFATGGYSKLERVNRWMLDFLIDSPVAEQYQELADRITEALEFMASCGLTADTVPQLQGVHFYTSHEALLLPYEEALTREDSVEGGWYDTSAHMLWIGDRTRQPDHAHIEYMRGIENPIGLKCGPSLTPDGLLELIDVLNPSNRPGRLTLIARFGSDKVGKHLPALIRAVEREGRNVIWSCDPMHGNTITSSSSHKTRPFGRILEEVQAFFDIHRTEGTYAGGVHLEMTGKNVTECTGGAVAIQDADLGNQYDTLCDPRLNARQALELAFLIAAELKKDRSMRPSTLLAAAE; the protein is encoded by the coding sequence ATGACCGACAAAATGGCGGCGAGGGGTTGGTCCCCGGATAGCTGGCGGACAAAGCCGATCGTCCAGGTGCCGGACTATCCCGACAAGGCGATCCTGCACGCCGTCGAGGACGATCTCAGGACCTGGCCGCCGCTGGCCATTGCCGACGAGGCGCGCAAGCTGGAGTTGGCGCTGGCACGCGTCTGCGAACGCCGCGCCTTTCTGCTTCAGGGCGGCGATTGCGCCGAGAGCTTCTCCGAGCATTCCGCGAACAACATCCGCGACTTCTTCAAGGTATTCCTGTCGATGGCGGTCGTGCTGACCTATTCGGCGGCCTTGCCGGTCGTGAAGGTCGGTCGGATTGCAGGCCAGTTCGCCAAGCCGCGCTCGTCCAATGTCGAGAAGCGCGGCGACGTCGAACTCCCAGCCTATCGCGGCGACATCATCAACGGCTTCGACTTCTCGCCGGAAAGCCGGATCCCCGATCCGACGCGGATGCGCATGGTCTATCGGCAATCGGCCGCAACGCTGAACCTGTTGCGCGGCTTCGCGACCGGCGGCTATTCCAAGCTCGAGCGCGTCAACCGTTGGATGCTCGATTTCCTGATCGACAGCCCGGTCGCCGAGCAGTATCAGGAACTGGCGGACCGGATCACCGAGGCACTCGAATTCATGGCCTCCTGCGGCCTGACCGCCGACACGGTCCCGCAGTTGCAGGGCGTGCATTTTTATACCAGCCATGAGGCGCTGCTGCTGCCCTACGAGGAGGCGCTGACGCGCGAGGACTCCGTCGAGGGCGGCTGGTACGACACCTCGGCGCACATGCTCTGGATCGGCGACCGCACCCGCCAGCCGGATCACGCGCATATCGAGTATATGCGCGGCATCGAGAACCCGATCGGCCTGAAATGCGGCCCCTCGCTGACCCCCGACGGTCTGCTCGAACTCATCGACGTGCTCAATCCGTCGAACCGTCCGGGCCGCCTGACGCTGATCGCGCGTTTCGGCTCCGACAAGGTCGGCAAGCACCTGCCGGCCCTGATCCGCGCCGTCGAGCGGGAGGGGCGCAACGTCATCTGGTCCTGCGATCCGATGCACGGCAACACCATCACGTCGTCGTCCAGCCACAAGACCCGTCCGTTCGGCCGCATCTTGGAGGAGGTCCAGGCCTTCTTCGACATCCATCGCACGGAGGGCACCTATGCGGGTGGCGTGCATCTGGAGATGACCGGCAAGAACGTCACCGAATGCACCGGCGGCGCGGTGGCAATCCAGGATGCCGATCTCGGCAACCAGTACGACACCCTGTGCGACCCGCGTCTCAATGCCCGGCAGGCGCTGGAACTCGCCTTCCTGATCGCCGCCGAGTTGAAGAAGGACCGGTCGATGCGGCCGAGCACCCTGCTGGCGGCAGCGGAGTGA